One Brassica napus cultivar Da-Ae unplaced genomic scaffold, Da-Ae ScsIHWf_280;HRSCAF=462, whole genome shotgun sequence genomic window carries:
- the LOC125602327 gene encoding uncharacterized protein LOC125602327: MAGQSSQVAVDGTNLSGLQTDPAAANAENVLPTDQHIFRLGTKHFSGSTDPIEADEWRSRLVRNFSSTRCPEDYKRESAVHFLEGDAHNWWLAVNKHTNESLQSFADFEDEFNRKYFPAEAWDRLEGRFLDLTHGRRAVREYEEEFNRLRRFVGRELEDETVQVRRFIRGLRPELRTHCSIRTFSTVGELVERVALLESNLANEAKLKTKSQSVPTGKTNDRKRKWDQIGSFHPRLHSTKPDSGPIQWQRLSDLFPLRPKRPLPK; the protein is encoded by the exons ATGGCTGGTCAGTCTAGTCAAGTAGCTGTGGACGGAACTAATCTGTCCGgtttgcaaaccgatccggccgcggcTAACGCTGAAAatgtgttgccaactgatcag CACATCTTCCGTCTAGGGACGAAGCATTTCTCAGGAAGCACCGATCCTAttgaggcagacgagtggaggagtaggctagtCCGAAACTTCAGCTCAACTCGTTGTCCTGAGGATTACAAGAGAGAATCTGCGGTTCACTttctggaaggggacgcgcataattggtggctggCTGTGAACAAGCACACCAATGAAAGTCTCCAGAGTTTTGCGGATTTTGAagatgaattcaaccgcaaatactttcctgcaGAGGCTTGGGACCGTCTAGAAGGTAGATTCCTAGACCTTACCCATGGCCGCAGGGCcgtacgtgagtacgaagaggagttcaaccggctcCGACGTTTTGTTGGAAGGGAACTTGAGGACGAGACAGTCCAGGTTCGTCGGTTCATTCGAGGCTTAAGGCCGGAGCTGAGAACTCACTGTTCGATCCGCACCTTCAGCACCGTCGGAGAGCTGGTTGAACGTGTAGCTcttttggagtctaacttggccaATGAAGCCAAGCTTAAGACAAAGTCGCAGTCTGTCCCGACGGGTAAGACTAACGAccgaaagaggaagtgggaccag ATTGGATCATTCCATCCGAGATTGCACTCGACCAAGCCGGACTCAGGGCcaatccagtggcagcggctctcggacttgtttccattgcggCCAAAGCGGCCACTTCCAAAGTGA